A genomic stretch from Achromobacter spanius includes:
- a CDS encoding PQQ-dependent sugar dehydrogenase produces the protein MPPLRIARAMAASVALAALGTLAACGEMATLPVEAGMGPAPTLPAPNTTLIPTVNTARAVGWADGAHPMAAAGLAVNAYASGLDHPRWLYVLPNGDVLVAETNAPPKPEGAGGGLKAWAAGIVMKRAGAKTPSANRITLLRDADHDGVAETRSVLLQDLNSPFGMALIGNQLYVANADAVLRFPYEAGQTQITTPGVRVTDLPAGINHHWTKNLIANADGSKLYVSVGSNSNVAENGMDIEEGRAAIWEIDVASGNKRLYATGLRNPVGMAWAPDGKTLWTAVNERDELGSDLVPDYMTSVKDGGFYGWPYSYFGQHVDTRVTPPRPDLVARAIVPDYALGPHTASLGLAWSGKTRLPAPFTGGMFVGQHGSWNRDPRSGYKVIFVPFSDGAPSGPARDVLTGFLNEQGQAQGRPVGVAIDSRGDLLTADDVGNVIWRVGPQP, from the coding sequence ATGCCACCCCTGCGAATCGCGCGAGCCATGGCGGCCAGCGTGGCGCTTGCCGCACTAGGCACCCTTGCCGCCTGCGGCGAAATGGCCACCCTGCCCGTCGAAGCGGGCATGGGGCCCGCGCCCACGCTGCCCGCCCCCAACACCACCCTGATTCCCACCGTCAACACCGCCCGCGCCGTCGGCTGGGCGGATGGAGCACATCCGATGGCCGCCGCCGGCCTGGCCGTGAATGCCTACGCCAGCGGCCTGGATCATCCGCGCTGGCTCTATGTGCTGCCCAACGGCGACGTGCTGGTCGCCGAAACCAATGCCCCGCCCAAGCCCGAAGGCGCCGGTGGCGGCTTGAAGGCATGGGCGGCGGGCATCGTCATGAAGCGCGCGGGCGCCAAGACGCCCAGCGCCAATCGCATCACGCTCTTGCGCGACGCCGACCACGACGGCGTCGCCGAAACCCGCAGCGTATTGCTGCAAGACCTGAATTCGCCATTTGGCATGGCCTTGATCGGCAATCAGCTTTATGTCGCCAACGCCGACGCCGTGCTGCGTTTTCCGTACGAAGCGGGCCAGACGCAGATCACTACCCCAGGCGTGCGCGTGACCGACCTGCCCGCCGGCATCAACCACCATTGGACCAAGAACCTGATCGCCAACGCCGACGGCAGCAAGCTGTACGTGTCGGTCGGTTCCAACAGCAATGTGGCGGAAAACGGCATGGACATCGAGGAAGGGCGCGCCGCCATCTGGGAAATCGACGTGGCCAGCGGCAACAAGCGGCTTTATGCCACGGGCCTGCGCAACCCGGTCGGCATGGCCTGGGCGCCAGACGGCAAGACCTTGTGGACGGCCGTCAACGAACGCGACGAGCTGGGCAGCGACCTGGTGCCCGACTACATGACGTCAGTGAAAGACGGCGGTTTCTACGGGTGGCCCTACAGCTATTTCGGGCAGCACGTGGACACCCGTGTCACGCCGCCACGCCCCGATCTGGTCGCGCGCGCCATCGTGCCCGACTACGCATTGGGTCCACACACCGCATCGCTGGGCCTGGCCTGGTCGGGCAAGACCCGGTTGCCGGCGCCGTTTACCGGCGGCATGTTCGTGGGTCAGCACGGATCATGGAACCGCGACCCGCGCAGTGGCTACAAGGTCATCTTCGTGCCGTTTTCCGACGGCGCGCCCAGCGGGCCGGCGCGCGACGTGTTGACCGGGTTCCTGAACGAACAAGGGCAGGCGCAAGGACGGCCGGTGGGCGTGGCCATCGACAGCCGGGGTGATCTGCTGACGGCGGACGACGTGGGCAATGTGATCTGGCGCGTCGGCCCGCAGCCGTAA
- a CDS encoding DUF1501 domain-containing protein, with translation MKRSHDADRRAFLLRACALGATGAAAPLALNLAALGAAAAQSAPASYKALVCVFLYGGNDPYNTVVPYDTEAYRAYAAARGDIGLKRDALQATVLRGKAPAAGGSQFALAPALAPLAPLYESGQLAVLLNVGPLVTPTSKADYISARVPLPPKLFSHNDQQAYWQALAPEGASSGWAGRLTDLFAGANAQRTFTGITAGGSTVLLAGRKVAGYRVGINGSTSIDLLGRDMYGSSACTALLRQLITQPREHLMEREMARIAAQSISADTQLRAALADVAVPGDFSSPLAQQLKIVARIIGARQALGARRQVFFVSQNGYDNHTGLNDTHPALLRELGQAMAAFQQALSSMGVADQVTTFTASEFGRTLGSNGNGSDHGWGSHHFVMGGAVKGGHYYGAHPEIALDGPGFVDNGRLLPTLAVDQLGAALGGWFGAGKEELGMVFPNLRNFDVGGVGVMG, from the coding sequence ATGAAGCGATCCCACGACGCCGACCGCCGCGCCTTCCTGTTGCGCGCCTGCGCATTGGGCGCCACGGGCGCCGCCGCGCCGCTGGCTTTGAACCTGGCGGCCTTGGGCGCGGCCGCCGCGCAGTCCGCGCCGGCCTCGTACAAGGCGCTGGTCTGCGTGTTTCTGTATGGCGGCAACGACCCCTACAACACCGTCGTGCCCTACGACACCGAAGCCTACCGCGCCTATGCCGCCGCGCGTGGCGATATCGGCTTGAAACGAGATGCGCTGCAAGCCACCGTCTTGCGCGGCAAGGCGCCCGCTGCGGGTGGCTCGCAGTTCGCCTTGGCCCCCGCGCTGGCGCCGCTTGCGCCGCTGTATGAAAGCGGACAGCTGGCCGTGCTGCTCAACGTTGGGCCATTGGTCACGCCCACGTCCAAGGCGGACTACATCAGCGCGCGCGTGCCGCTGCCCCCGAAGCTGTTTTCCCACAACGACCAGCAAGCCTACTGGCAGGCGCTGGCGCCCGAGGGCGCGTCATCAGGCTGGGCGGGCCGGCTGACCGATCTGTTTGCCGGCGCCAATGCGCAGCGCACCTTCACCGGCATCACGGCGGGCGGCAGCACGGTGCTGCTGGCCGGACGCAAGGTGGCGGGGTATCGGGTGGGCATCAATGGGTCCACGTCTATTGATCTGTTGGGTCGGGATATGTATGGCTCCAGCGCCTGCACCGCGCTGCTGCGGCAGTTGATCACGCAACCGCGTGAACACTTGATGGAACGCGAAATGGCGCGCATCGCCGCGCAATCCATCAGCGCCGATACGCAGTTGCGCGCGGCATTGGCGGATGTGGCGGTGCCGGGTGATTTTTCATCGCCCTTGGCGCAGCAATTGAAGATCGTGGCGCGCATCATCGGCGCCCGCCAGGCTTTGGGTGCCAGGCGGCAGGTATTTTTTGTGTCGCAGAACGGGTACGACAATCACACCGGATTGAATGACACGCACCCAGCCCTGCTGCGCGAGCTGGGGCAGGCAATGGCTGCGTTCCAGCAGGCGCTGTCGTCGATGGGCGTGGCGGACCAGGTCACCACCTTTACGGCGTCGGAATTCGGACGCACGCTGGGTTCAAACGGCAACGGCTCGGACCACGGCTGGGGTTCGCACCATTTCGTGATGGGCGGCGCGGTCAAGGGCGGCCACTATTACGGTGCGCATCCAGAGATTGCACTGGACGGCCCTGGGTTTGTGGACAACGGGCGGTTGTTGCCGACATTGGCGGTGGATCAGTTGGGGGCGGCGTTGGGTGGCTGGTTTGGTGCGGGGAAGGAGGAATTGGGGATGGTGTTTCCGAATTTGAGGAATTTTGATGTGGGGGGAGTGGGGGTGATGGGGTGA
- a CDS encoding COG4315 family predicted lipoprotein produces the protein MRKHIAAALVLGSALFSAGAHAQAVKTQDGILVNSAGMTLYTFDKDAGGKSACNDGCAKVWPPVAAPADAKPMGDMTVITRDDGSKQWAHKGKPVYLYVKDTKPGDKTGDNFKEVWHVIKP, from the coding sequence ATGCGCAAACACATCGCCGCCGCCCTGGTTCTAGGCTCCGCCCTGTTCTCGGCCGGCGCCCACGCCCAAGCCGTCAAGACGCAGGACGGCATCCTGGTCAACAGCGCGGGCATGACGCTGTACACCTTCGACAAAGACGCTGGCGGCAAAAGCGCCTGCAACGACGGGTGCGCCAAGGTCTGGCCGCCCGTCGCCGCCCCCGCCGACGCCAAGCCCATGGGTGACATGACCGTCATCACCCGCGACGACGGCTCCAAGCAATGGGCCCATAAAGGCAAACCCGTCTACCTGTACGTGAAGGACACCAAGCCGGGCGACAAGACCGGCGACAACTTCAAGGAAGTCTGGCACGTCATCAAGCCCTGA
- a CDS encoding tripartite tricarboxylate transporter substrate binding protein codes for MKHHLVKTFCAAAMLLAASAAAQAEYPERAITLVVPTAAGGGNDVLARVVGQKVGELLGQTVIVVNKPGAQGAIASDFVARQPADGYTLMLGYIGTHGINPAMQKLNYDPVKDFTPIGMVADSPTIMVVSKRIPVKDVAGLVKYGHEHPDGLNFASAGPGTAPAIAGELFNQATGLAMLDVPYKGSAPALNDTLAGVTQVMFPSLFSVYPHLKSGAIQAVAVAGSNRIAALPELPTLAEVGVAGVDVPQWYAIFAPAKVEPAVVVKLNKALNQALSDPVVATKIAEQGAEVRRSTPAELGAFVQSEAVRWKQLADKRKLAAR; via the coding sequence ATGAAGCATCACCTCGTCAAAACGTTTTGCGCCGCCGCCATGCTGCTGGCTGCTAGCGCCGCGGCACAGGCTGAGTATCCCGAACGCGCGATCACATTGGTCGTGCCCACCGCCGCGGGCGGCGGCAACGACGTGCTGGCGCGCGTGGTGGGCCAGAAGGTTGGTGAACTACTTGGCCAGACCGTCATCGTGGTGAACAAGCCCGGCGCGCAGGGCGCGATCGCGTCCGACTTTGTCGCCCGTCAGCCGGCGGACGGCTACACGCTGATGCTGGGCTACATCGGCACGCATGGCATCAACCCCGCCATGCAGAAGCTGAACTACGACCCCGTCAAGGACTTCACGCCCATCGGCATGGTGGCCGATTCGCCCACCATCATGGTGGTGTCCAAGCGGATACCGGTGAAGGACGTGGCCGGCCTGGTGAAGTACGGGCATGAGCACCCCGATGGCCTGAACTTCGCCTCTGCCGGGCCCGGCACCGCGCCAGCGATCGCGGGCGAGCTTTTCAATCAGGCCACCGGGCTCGCCATGCTGGACGTGCCATACAAGGGTTCCGCTCCCGCGCTGAACGACACCTTGGCGGGCGTGACGCAGGTGATGTTTCCCAGCTTGTTCAGCGTGTACCCGCACCTGAAGTCAGGCGCGATCCAGGCGGTGGCGGTAGCAGGGTCAAACCGTATCGCGGCGCTGCCGGAGTTGCCGACATTGGCGGAAGTGGGCGTGGCGGGCGTGGACGTGCCGCAGTGGTACGCCATCTTCGCCCCGGCCAAGGTCGAGCCGGCGGTTGTGGTCAAGCTGAACAAGGCGCTGAATCAAGCTTTGTCGGACCCGGTTGTCGCGACGAAGATTGCCGAACAAGGCGCGGAAGTGCGTCGCAGTACACCGGCTGAACTTGGGGCGTTCGTGCAAAGCGAAGCGGTGCGGTGGAAGCAATTGGCTGACAAGCGAAAGTTGGCGGCGCGGTAG
- a CDS encoding LysR family transcriptional regulator, producing MARINFDLQELQAFVAVAERASFRAAADDLHLSQPALSRRIDKLESILGARLLERTTRRVALTQVGRVFLERARSAIDELESAVLSIGDLAAQRGGLVTVACVPSVAYYFLPSVIRDYTERFPRIRVRIIDETANTVLNSVVTGRADFGISFFGTQEPDVDFKAVLREDFVLAVRRDHPLAGRRSVSWEALSQERFMTVAKESGNRLLIDDALAKSGKRTVSAFEVSHVMTLLGLVEAGLGVAAVPQLAMPLAGHATLTSVKLEHPRVTRTLGLIARRGRPLAPAAQQLYNLIHQAGKTAKRKTPTAEPLSQP from the coding sequence ATGGCACGCATCAATTTCGATTTACAGGAATTGCAGGCGTTCGTGGCGGTAGCCGAACGCGCCAGCTTTCGCGCGGCGGCCGACGACCTGCATTTGTCGCAGCCCGCGCTCAGCCGGCGCATCGACAAGCTGGAAAGCATCCTGGGTGCGCGCTTGTTGGAACGCACCACGCGGCGCGTGGCCTTGACGCAGGTGGGGCGCGTTTTTCTGGAACGCGCGCGCAGCGCCATCGATGAACTGGAAAGCGCCGTGCTCAGCATCGGCGACCTGGCCGCGCAGCGCGGCGGGCTGGTGACGGTGGCCTGTGTGCCGTCCGTGGCCTATTACTTCCTGCCGTCCGTCATCCGCGACTACACCGAGCGCTTCCCGCGCATCCGCGTGCGCATCATCGACGAAACCGCCAACACGGTGCTCAACAGCGTGGTGACGGGGCGCGCCGACTTCGGCATCAGTTTTTTCGGCACCCAGGAACCCGATGTGGATTTCAAGGCAGTGCTGCGTGAAGACTTCGTTTTGGCGGTGCGCCGCGACCACCCGCTGGCCGGCCGCCGCAGCGTGTCCTGGGAAGCGCTGTCGCAAGAACGTTTCATGACGGTCGCCAAGGAAAGCGGCAACCGCCTGTTGATTGACGATGCGCTGGCAAAGAGCGGCAAGCGTACCGTCAGCGCGTTTGAGGTCAGCCACGTCATGACCTTGCTGGGCCTGGTGGAAGCGGGCCTGGGCGTGGCCGCCGTACCGCAGTTGGCCATGCCGCTGGCGGGCCACGCCACGCTGACGAGCGTCAAGCTGGAACACCCGCGCGTCACGCGTACGCTGGGCTTGATCGCCCGGCGCGGCCGCCCCCTGGCGCCCGCCGCGCAACAGCTTTATAACTTGATCCATCAGGCCGGCAAGACGGCCAAACGCAAAACGCCAACCGCAGAACCCCTTTCGCAGCCGTAA
- a CDS encoding DUF1800 domain-containing protein — protein MTVTPGQASRFLAQATFGPTPALIDAVVRDGYADWLDAQLAMPPSQTHFDWLLQQRKNTEAFKGNGINAPLESTLWRKFISAEDQVRTRMAFALSEIFVVGVQSITASWPLFGAAGFMDLLAEHALGSYQALLTAVTKNLSMGCMLTYRGNRKEDPKTGRHPDENYAREVMQLFSIGLLMLEPDGTVKLVNGAPVETYTNADVQGLARVFTGWDINGPETNVEFHRRPMALNNALHSMSEKRFLGAVIPAGTDGRLSLQKAMDVICAHPNVGPFIGMQLIQRLVTSNPSPAYVRRVSAVFDDDGSGARGNLKAVLRAILLDPEARAPDLNDPTWGKVREPILRFSGWARAFGATSVNGAWAMPDTTDNTIRLAQSPMRSATVFNFFRPRYSPPVTELAKRHLVAPELQITDETSIAGYLNFLAIYADRGWEDLQTDYAPEIALAKDPQALVARVVLLLAGDAFSARTAEAIAEAVATVPANRPRDRVRAAILLVAASPEYLVQK, from the coding sequence ATGACAGTCACTCCCGGCCAGGCCTCGCGCTTTCTGGCGCAGGCCACGTTCGGGCCCACCCCCGCCCTGATCGACGCCGTGGTGCGCGACGGCTACGCCGACTGGCTCGACGCCCAGTTGGCGATGCCGCCTTCGCAAACGCATTTTGACTGGCTGCTGCAACAGCGGAAAAACACCGAGGCGTTCAAGGGCAACGGGATCAACGCGCCGCTGGAGTCCACGCTGTGGCGCAAGTTCATCAGCGCGGAAGACCAGGTGCGCACGCGCATGGCCTTCGCCCTGTCCGAGATTTTCGTCGTGGGGGTGCAGTCCATCACCGCGTCGTGGCCCTTGTTTGGCGCGGCGGGCTTCATGGACCTGCTGGCCGAACACGCGCTGGGCAGCTACCAGGCGCTGCTGACCGCCGTCACCAAGAACCTGTCGATGGGCTGCATGCTGACGTATCGCGGCAACCGCAAGGAAGACCCCAAGACCGGCCGCCACCCCGACGAGAACTACGCACGCGAGGTCATGCAGTTGTTCAGCATCGGCCTGTTGATGCTGGAGCCGGACGGCACCGTGAAGCTCGTGAACGGCGCGCCGGTGGAAACCTATACGAACGCGGATGTGCAGGGGCTGGCACGCGTCTTCACGGGCTGGGACATCAACGGCCCGGAAACCAATGTGGAGTTTCACCGGCGGCCCATGGCGCTGAACAACGCCCTGCATTCCATGAGTGAGAAGCGGTTTCTGGGCGCGGTGATACCGGCGGGCACCGATGGGCGTCTGTCGCTGCAAAAAGCCATGGACGTGATCTGCGCGCATCCCAACGTGGGGCCTTTCATCGGCATGCAACTGATTCAGCGGCTGGTCACCAGCAACCCCAGCCCGGCCTATGTGCGGCGCGTGTCGGCGGTGTTCGACGATGACGGCAGCGGCGCGCGCGGCAACCTGAAGGCGGTGCTGCGCGCCATCTTGCTGGACCCGGAGGCGCGTGCGCCTGACCTGAACGACCCCACCTGGGGCAAGGTGCGCGAACCCATCCTGAGATTTTCCGGCTGGGCACGCGCCTTTGGCGCCACGTCCGTCAATGGAGCGTGGGCCATGCCGGACACCACCGACAACACGATCCGGTTGGCGCAAAGCCCGATGCGATCGGCAACGGTGTTCAACTTCTTCCGCCCTCGCTATTCGCCCCCGGTCACGGAACTCGCCAAGCGCCATCTGGTCGCGCCCGAGCTACAGATTACCGACGAGACAAGCATCGCGGGCTACTTGAACTTTCTGGCGATCTACGCGGATCGCGGGTGGGAAGATCTGCAGACCGACTACGCGCCGGAAATCGCCTTGGCGAAGGACCCACAAGCGTTGGTGGCGCGCGTCGTGCTGCTGCTGGCCGGCGACGCCTTCAGCGCGCGCACTGCCGAGGCCATCGCAGAAGCCGTCGCCACCGTGCCCGCCAATCGCCCGCGCGACCGCGTGCGGGCGGCCATCCTGCTGGTGGCCGCCAGCCCTGAATACCTGGTGCAGAAATGA
- a CDS encoding GNAT family N-acetyltransferase — translation MTHSPTPEHSLALQPATEEDLPFLLALRKATMQEHMERAGAPATDAHHLARIQYHFDDAQIVWVDGRPAGLFKHYRDTEGWHIVQIQIAPDFQGMGLGRRLIEPVLDRADAEGAPVTLNVLKGNPAQRLYTALGFTPVKETELEFEMRYEPGAVRPAG, via the coding sequence ATGACGCATTCCCCTACCCCGGAGCATTCCCTGGCATTGCAACCCGCCACCGAAGAAGACCTGCCCTTTCTGCTGGCGCTGCGCAAAGCCACCATGCAGGAACACATGGAACGCGCGGGCGCGCCAGCAACCGATGCGCATCACCTGGCCCGCATCCAGTACCACTTCGACGATGCGCAAATCGTCTGGGTGGACGGCCGCCCCGCCGGGCTGTTCAAGCATTACCGCGATACGGAAGGCTGGCACATCGTGCAGATTCAGATCGCCCCGGATTTCCAGGGCATGGGACTGGGCCGCCGCCTGATCGAGCCGGTGCTGGACCGGGCGGACGCGGAAGGCGCGCCCGTTACCCTGAACGTGCTGAAGGGCAATCCCGCCCAGCGGCTCTACACCGCGCTGGGTTTCACCCCCGTCAAGGAGACCGAGCTGGAATTTGAAATGCGTTACGAACCCGGCGCGGTACGGCCGGCCGGTTGA
- a CDS encoding RNA polymerase sigma factor, producing MRADDEALILACIPSLRRYARGLTGDPHRADDLVQDTLERAWSRYSRWQKRGELRAWMFGIMHNHFIDGVRANNRRADQTAPGDLPDMPVRATQTDQLEVRDLDRCLQALPPEQREVLLLICVEDLSYQDTARVLDVPIGTIMSRLSRAREKLGALMRGHDSVSRLHRVK from the coding sequence ATGCGCGCCGACGACGAGGCCCTGATCCTGGCCTGCATCCCCAGCCTGCGGCGATATGCCCGCGGGCTGACGGGCGACCCGCATCGGGCCGATGACCTGGTTCAGGACACGTTGGAGCGCGCCTGGAGCCGCTATTCGCGATGGCAAAAGCGCGGCGAGCTGCGGGCCTGGATGTTCGGCATCATGCACAACCATTTCATCGACGGCGTGCGCGCCAACAACCGACGGGCGGATCAGACCGCCCCGGGCGACCTGCCCGACATGCCGGTGCGCGCCACGCAGACCGATCAACTGGAAGTGCGGGATCTGGACCGCTGCCTGCAAGCCCTGCCGCCCGAGCAGCGGGAAGTGCTGTTGCTGATCTGCGTGGAAGACCTGTCTTACCAGGACACCGCGCGCGTGCTGGACGTGCCCATCGGCACGATCATGTCCCGGCTGTCGCGCGCCCGTGAGAAGTTGGGTGCGCTGATGCGCGGACACGACTCGGTCAGCCGCTTGCATCGCGTGAAATGA
- a CDS encoding SDR family oxidoreductase, whose product MSTEKVAIVTAGGSGMGAAAARKLAADGYRVAILSSSGKGEALAGELGGIGITGSNRSTDDLARLLETTLDKWGRVDAVVNSAGHGPKGPLLSISDDDWHLGMEFYLLNVVRITRLVAPVMKQQKSGAIVNISTYATFEPEALFPTSGVFRAGLAAFTKVFSDEYAEHNVRMNNVLPGFIDSLPEKEDRRTRIPMGRYGTAEEVADLIAFLASDASSYITGQNIRIDGGITRSI is encoded by the coding sequence ATGAGCACCGAAAAAGTAGCGATCGTGACGGCAGGCGGCAGTGGCATGGGCGCGGCCGCGGCGCGCAAACTGGCGGCCGACGGTTATCGGGTCGCCATTTTGTCATCGTCCGGCAAGGGCGAAGCCCTGGCGGGCGAACTGGGCGGCATCGGCATCACCGGCTCGAACCGGTCGACCGACGACCTGGCCCGGCTGCTTGAAACCACCTTGGATAAATGGGGCCGCGTGGATGCCGTGGTCAATAGCGCCGGCCACGGTCCCAAGGGCCCGCTGCTTTCCATCAGCGACGACGACTGGCATCTGGGCATGGAGTTCTACCTGTTGAACGTGGTGCGCATCACCCGCCTGGTCGCGCCCGTGATGAAGCAGCAGAAGTCGGGTGCCATCGTCAATATTTCCACCTACGCCACCTTCGAACCCGAAGCGCTGTTTCCAACGTCAGGTGTGTTCCGCGCGGGCCTTGCTGCCTTCACCAAGGTCTTTTCGGACGAATACGCCGAACACAATGTGCGGATGAACAACGTGTTGCCCGGCTTTATCGACAGCCTTCCCGAAAAAGAAGACCGCCGCACCCGCATCCCCATGGGCCGCTACGGCACCGCCGAAGAAGTGGCGGACCTGATCGCCTTTCTGGCATCCGACGCGTCGTCCTACATCACCGGCCAGAACATCCGTATTGACGGCGGGATCACGCGCTCGATCTGA
- a CDS encoding REP-associated tyrosine transposase, giving the protein MYIPGGTYFFTVTAQDREHQDLIVHAAWLKACIRAEQQVAPFAVLAAVLLPDHLHMIWRLPDNDTDYFGRWRRIKARFSRALRPYTVRRSIYRKGERGIWQRRFWEHAIRDERELSACIHYIHMNPIKHGYVAAPDAWEHTTFHAWQRRQIAWHSACRHTQSSRPAPSAS; this is encoded by the coding sequence TTGTATATCCCCGGCGGCACGTACTTCTTCACCGTCACCGCGCAGGATCGGGAACATCAGGATCTGATCGTTCACGCCGCATGGTTGAAGGCCTGCATACGGGCGGAACAACAGGTGGCGCCGTTCGCGGTGCTGGCGGCGGTGTTGCTGCCCGACCATCTGCACATGATCTGGCGGCTGCCCGATAACGATACCGATTACTTTGGCCGCTGGCGCAGGATAAAGGCGCGATTTTCCCGGGCGCTGCGCCCTTATACCGTCCGCCGCAGCATCTACCGAAAAGGCGAACGCGGCATCTGGCAGCGGCGCTTTTGGGAACATGCCATTCGCGATGAACGCGAGTTGTCCGCTTGCATCCACTACATCCACATGAATCCCATCAAGCACGGTTATGTTGCCGCGCCCGACGCCTGGGAGCACACGACGTTTCACGCTTGGCAACGGCGGCAAATTGCCTGGCACAGCGCTTGCCGGCACACCCAAAGCTCGCGGCCTGCACCGTCAGCGTCCTAG
- a CDS encoding 4-oxalomesaconate tautomerase: METVIPCVLMRGGTSRGPFFLGDWLPADPVQRDRLLLTAMGSPHALQVDGIGGGNTLTSKVAIVSRSTRPDCDIDYLFAQVSVDRAMVDTRPNCGNMLSGAAPFAIDECLVAPRDGVTSVRVHNVNTGAVIEAVVQTPNGHLTYEGDARIDGVPGTAAPVRLNFLEAWGAITGKLFPTGQRQEYIDGVAVTLIDAAMPMVLMRAQDFGLRGDETPAQLDGNAGLLERMERIRREAGRRMGMGDVSQSVIPKPVLVAPCERAGTLTLHSRYFTPHACHRAHAATGAVGVASAFLMPGTVAHACGGPTVVAGYRTVRIEHPSGGMDIDVDLDTASGKVRAAGLVRTARKIMKGLLYVPGHYVLAGAEPMRAVA, translated from the coding sequence ATGGAAACCGTAATCCCTTGCGTACTGATGCGCGGCGGCACGTCGCGCGGCCCCTTTTTTCTGGGCGACTGGCTGCCGGCCGACCCGGTGCAGCGCGACCGCCTGCTGCTGACCGCCATGGGTTCGCCCCATGCGCTACAAGTTGATGGCATCGGCGGCGGCAACACGCTGACCAGCAAAGTGGCCATTGTGTCGCGCTCGACCCGGCCGGACTGCGATATCGATTACCTGTTTGCGCAGGTGTCGGTGGACCGCGCCATGGTCGACACCCGGCCCAACTGCGGCAACATGCTGTCGGGCGCCGCGCCCTTCGCCATCGACGAATGCCTGGTTGCGCCACGCGATGGCGTCACCTCGGTGCGGGTGCACAACGTCAACACCGGCGCGGTGATCGAAGCCGTGGTGCAGACGCCGAATGGCCACCTGACCTATGAAGGTGATGCGCGCATCGATGGCGTGCCGGGCACGGCGGCACCGGTGCGGTTGAACTTCCTGGAGGCTTGGGGCGCCATCACCGGCAAGCTGTTTCCCACCGGGCAGCGGCAGGAATACATCGATGGGGTGGCGGTGACGCTGATCGACGCCGCCATGCCGATGGTATTGATGCGCGCTCAGGACTTCGGCCTGCGCGGCGATGAAACGCCCGCGCAACTGGATGGCAATGCCGGCTTGCTTGAACGCATGGAGCGTATCCGGCGGGAAGCAGGCCGTCGCATGGGGATGGGCGACGTGTCGCAGAGCGTCATCCCCAAACCGGTGTTGGTGGCGCCATGCGAACGCGCGGGCACCTTGACGCTGCATTCACGCTATTTCACGCCCCACGCCTGCCATCGTGCCCACGCGGCAACGGGGGCAGTGGGAGTGGCCAGCGCGTTTCTGATGCCGGGCACCGTGGCGCATGCTTGCGGTGGGCCGACCGTGGTGGCGGGGTATCGCACCGTGCGCATCGAGCACCCTTCGGGAGGCATGGACATCGATGTCGATCTGGACACGGCCAGCGGCAAGGTGCGCGCCGCGGGCTTGGTACGGACGGCACGCAAGATCATGAAGGGGCTGCTGTATGTGCCCGGCCACTACGTCTTGGCGGGCGCCGAGCCGATGCGGGCGGTTGCATAA
- the azu gene encoding azurin, translating to MLFKKLCVAAVLAVASAPVLAAECSVDIAGNDQMQFDKKEITVSKSCKQFTVNLTDPGKLAKNVMGHNWVLTTTADMQGAVNDGMAAGLDKDYVKPGDARVIAHTKVIGGGEKDSVTFDVSKLAAGTAYTYFCSFPGHFALMKGSLKLVD from the coding sequence ATGTTGTTCAAGAAATTGTGCGTGGCAGCTGTCCTGGCTGTCGCGTCGGCCCCGGTCCTGGCCGCCGAATGCTCGGTGGATATCGCCGGCAACGACCAGATGCAGTTCGACAAAAAGGAAATCACGGTCAGCAAAAGCTGCAAGCAGTTCACCGTGAACCTGACGGATCCGGGCAAGCTGGCCAAGAACGTCATGGGCCACAACTGGGTGCTGACCACCACGGCCGACATGCAAGGCGCCGTGAACGACGGCATGGCCGCCGGGCTGGACAAGGACTACGTGAAGCCGGGCGACGCCCGCGTCATCGCGCACACCAAGGTCATCGGCGGTGGCGAGAAAGATTCCGTCACCTTCGACGTCAGCAAGCTGGCCGCCGGCACCGCATACACCTACTTTTGCTCCTTCCCCGGCCACTTCGCACTGATGAAAGGCAGCTTGAAGCTGGTCGACTAA